The Stigmatella erecta genome window below encodes:
- a CDS encoding DoxX family protein — MPPFASSTLPTWMLQVLPVAFLAITFLQSGLDKVINWKGNLDWQTGYFSKTPVLRGLVLPMFATLVVLELAAGGLCAAGVLALAFTGNSGIAVLGASVSGVIFLALLFGQRIVKDYPGAAGSVPYFLVSLAALFALRG; from the coding sequence ATGCCTCCTTTTGCTTCGAGCACGCTGCCCACGTGGATGTTGCAGGTTCTGCCCGTGGCCTTCCTGGCCATCACCTTCCTCCAGTCCGGCCTGGACAAAGTCATCAACTGGAAAGGCAACCTGGACTGGCAGACGGGGTACTTCTCCAAGACCCCGGTGCTGCGGGGGCTCGTCCTTCCGATGTTCGCCACGCTCGTGGTGCTGGAGCTCGCCGCCGGGGGGCTGTGCGCCGCGGGCGTCCTGGCGCTGGCGTTCACCGGGAATTCCGGGATCGCGGTCCTGGGGGCCTCGGTGTCGGGCGTCATCTTCCTGGCGCTCCTCTTCGGCCAGCGCATCGTGAAGGACTATCCAGGGGCCGCGGGCTCGGTGCCTTACTTCCTGGTCAGTCTGGCGGCACTCTTCGCCCTGCGGGGGTGA
- a CDS encoding GNAT family N-acetyltransferase: MELLTPRLQLREFEPEDWRWTWPYESDPETVRYGSHGVRSPEESQKYIADSRATAVESPRRVFDLAVVLREEERLIGRCGLKVVDPEQREGALWYILDRSRWGKGYITEASEAMLEFGFGTLGLHRVWADCDPRNHGSVRVMQKLGMRHEAHFRENVFLKNEWCDSVIYALLDREWAARPRR; this comes from the coding sequence ATGGAACTGCTGACCCCCCGGCTGCAGCTGCGGGAGTTTGAACCGGAAGACTGGCGGTGGACCTGGCCGTACGAGTCCGATCCCGAGACCGTCCGTTACGGCTCGCACGGCGTGCGCTCGCCCGAGGAGAGCCAGAAGTACATCGCGGACTCCCGGGCCACGGCGGTGGAATCCCCGCGGCGCGTCTTCGACCTGGCGGTGGTGCTCCGGGAAGAGGAGCGCCTCATCGGGCGCTGCGGGCTGAAGGTGGTCGATCCCGAGCAGCGCGAGGGCGCGCTCTGGTACATCCTCGACCGGTCGCGGTGGGGGAAGGGCTACATCACCGAGGCCTCCGAGGCGATGCTGGAGTTCGGCTTTGGAACGCTCGGCCTGCACCGGGTCTGGGCGGATTGTGATCCGCGCAATCACGGCTCCGTGAGGGTGATGCAGAAGCTGGGGATGCGCCACGAGGCGCACTTCCGGGAGAACGTCTTCCTCAAGAACGAGTGGTGCGACTCGGTCATCTACGCCCTCCTCGACCGGGAGTGGGCGGCGCGTCCGCGCCGCTGA
- a CDS encoding AI-2E family transporter, translated as MTSDLVARRVFTGLILLSILLLGVVVWPFANGFFLAAVLAGALYGTHKRLTRLLRGRNNLSAGLLCFGVIIALLLPLTGFTAFLVSEAADGVRYVSETLRTEGMDGLVNQLPGAVRKPVQGLLDRFAIEELNLDDKLQQQVSSTGGTAARAVTGVVAATGSFAFQTTMMLIAFFFLLVDGKRLVDWLESVVPLKRGQTTELLLEFRHVTIAVLVSSAVTAGVQAIAALVGYLITRVPVPFFFAAVTFFLALIPAIGAAVVCFVAALLLLITGHPWAALFLAIWGVVVVGLVDNIVKPLLAKRGMDMHGAIIFFALLGGLAAFGTVGLLLGPLIVAFFLAVVRIYERDYGRTSPKAAAPPTPPV; from the coding sequence ATGACTTCGGATCTCGTCGCCCGGCGGGTCTTCACCGGCCTCATCCTCCTCTCCATCCTCTTGCTCGGCGTGGTGGTCTGGCCGTTCGCCAACGGCTTCTTCCTGGCGGCGGTGCTGGCCGGGGCCCTTTACGGCACCCACAAGCGGCTCACCCGGCTGCTGCGGGGCCGCAACAACCTGTCGGCGGGCCTGCTGTGCTTCGGGGTCATCATCGCCCTGCTGCTGCCGCTCACCGGCTTCACCGCCTTCCTGGTCTCCGAGGCCGCCGACGGGGTGCGCTACGTCAGCGAGACGCTGCGGACGGAGGGCATGGATGGGCTGGTGAACCAGCTGCCCGGCGCGGTGCGCAAGCCCGTCCAGGGCCTCCTCGACCGCTTCGCCATCGAGGAGCTCAATCTGGACGACAAGCTCCAGCAGCAGGTGAGCAGCACCGGGGGCACCGCCGCCCGGGCCGTCACGGGCGTGGTGGCCGCCACGGGCTCCTTCGCCTTTCAGACGACGATGATGCTCATCGCCTTCTTTTTCCTTCTGGTGGATGGCAAGCGGCTCGTCGATTGGCTCGAGAGCGTCGTGCCCCTCAAGCGCGGGCAGACCACGGAGCTCCTCTTGGAGTTCCGCCACGTCACCATCGCCGTGCTGGTGTCGTCGGCCGTCACGGCGGGAGTCCAGGCCATCGCCGCCCTGGTGGGCTACCTCATCACCCGGGTGCCGGTGCCCTTCTTCTTCGCCGCGGTGACGTTCTTCCTGGCGCTCATCCCCGCCATCGGCGCGGCCGTGGTGTGCTTCGTCGCGGCCCTGCTGCTGCTCATCACCGGGCACCCCTGGGCCGCGCTCTTCCTGGCCATCTGGGGCGTGGTGGTGGTGGGGCTCGTGGACAACATCGTCAAGCCGCTGCTGGCCAAGCGGGGCATGGACATGCACGGGGCCATCATCTTCTTCGCCCTGCTGGGAGGCCTGGCCGCCTTCGGCACCGTGGGGCTCCTGCTCGGGCCCCTCATCGTCGCCTTCTTCCTGGCGGTCGTGCGCATCTACGAGCGGGACTACGGCCGGACCTCCCCGAAGGCCGCGGCGCCGCCCACCCCTCCCGTGTAA
- the xdhA gene encoding xanthine dehydrogenase small subunit, with protein sequence MDRLRFYLNDRLIEEPGLSPTTTLLRYLRDRAHLMGTKEGCAEGDCGACSVAVLEQDAKGAPVLRAINSCLLLLPMVQGKRVYTVEALKEGGKPHVVQDVLAQGLGSQCGYCTPGVAMALLEACHRKDLDEPWKLDAQMCGNLCRCTGYRPIREAAARVAGLGPPDRFARALTETRPGPMALAYAAGAQRFFTPASFEELWDVLEAHPGARFVMGGTDLSLEVTKRFTEPPLLVSLEALPVLRTLEPRDGGHRLGAGVWLTDVEDYARGALPSLERMLRYFGARQIKNRATVGGNLCTASPIGDLAPVLLSLGAEAVLLSRGGERRVALDDFFVDYRRTALRPGELLAAVDVPAQPAGARSLAYKVSKRRELDISAVSAGFRVVVDAGGQVLEARLAYGGMGARPARARGTEQALVGQPWTEERVEAALPRLDEDFTPLTDHRGSAWYRAQVAKNLLRGFFQETLESPSPRLEARHSATVQVR encoded by the coding sequence ATGGACCGGCTGCGCTTCTACCTGAATGACCGGCTCATCGAGGAGCCGGGGCTGTCGCCCACCACGACGCTGCTGCGCTACCTGCGCGACCGGGCCCACCTGATGGGCACCAAGGAAGGGTGCGCGGAGGGCGACTGCGGGGCCTGCTCGGTAGCCGTCCTGGAGCAGGACGCGAAGGGCGCCCCGGTCCTCCGGGCCATCAACTCCTGCCTGCTGCTGCTGCCCATGGTGCAGGGCAAGCGCGTCTACACGGTGGAGGCGCTGAAGGAGGGGGGCAAGCCCCACGTGGTGCAGGACGTCCTGGCCCAGGGGCTGGGCTCCCAGTGTGGCTACTGCACGCCCGGGGTGGCCATGGCGCTGCTGGAGGCCTGTCACCGCAAGGACCTGGATGAGCCCTGGAAGCTGGATGCGCAGATGTGCGGCAACCTGTGCCGCTGCACGGGCTACCGGCCCATCCGGGAGGCCGCCGCCCGCGTGGCGGGCCTGGGGCCGCCGGACCGCTTCGCCCGGGCCCTGACGGAGACGCGGCCCGGGCCGATGGCGCTCGCGTACGCGGCGGGCGCGCAGCGGTTCTTCACCCCGGCTTCCTTCGAGGAGCTGTGGGACGTGCTGGAGGCGCACCCTGGCGCCCGCTTCGTGATGGGCGGGACGGATCTGTCGCTGGAGGTGACGAAGCGCTTCACGGAGCCGCCGCTGCTGGTGTCCCTGGAGGCGCTGCCCGTGCTGCGGACCCTGGAGCCGCGGGACGGCGGGCACCGGCTGGGGGCGGGGGTGTGGCTGACGGATGTGGAGGACTACGCGCGCGGGGCCCTGCCGTCCCTGGAGCGGATGCTGCGCTACTTCGGCGCGCGGCAGATCAAGAACCGCGCGACGGTGGGCGGCAACCTGTGCACGGCCTCCCCCATCGGGGACCTGGCGCCCGTGCTGCTCTCCCTGGGGGCGGAGGCGGTGCTGCTCTCGCGCGGGGGCGAGCGCCGGGTGGCGCTGGACGACTTCTTCGTGGACTACCGGCGCACGGCGCTCCGCCCCGGTGAGCTGCTGGCCGCGGTGGACGTTCCCGCCCAGCCCGCGGGGGCCCGGAGCCTGGCCTACAAGGTCTCCAAGCGGCGGGAGCTGGACATCAGCGCCGTCTCCGCGGGCTTCCGGGTGGTGGTGGACGCGGGCGGCCAGGTGCTCGAAGCCCGCCTGGCGTACGGCGGCATGGGGGCCCGGCCCGCGCGGGCCCGGGGCACGGAGCAGGCGCTGGTGGGCCAGCCGTGGACGGAGGAGCGCGTGGAGGCGGCGCTGCCCCGGCTCGACGAGGACTTCACCCCGCTGACGGACCACCGGGGCTCGGCGTGGTACCGGGCCCAGGTGGCGAAGAACCTGTTGCGCGGTTTCTTTCAGGAAACGCTCGAGTCGCCTTCGCCGCGGCTCGAAGCCCGCCACTCGGCCACGGTCCAGGTGAGGTGA
- a CDS encoding pseudouridine synthase codes for MARKKTPRWLQAARARGGPVDAGGRADWLARALGRSGILPQQEAEHAIRDGRVRVGDREERNPFAPVRPGTAVFVDGQAHRLEAPLHVLMFHKPEGVIVAGTDPEGQGTVFERLRAVLPPDLRNFEWYAVGRLDRDTTGLLLFTNDERVFQHGTSPAKHLPKRYVAQVAGRPSEEALKRLQEGLVLEDGPTRPAEARLLAPECVELVLTEGRHHQVKRMLAAVGHPVQALHRQAVGSVLLDVPVGNWRPLRPEEISGGLGFQLP; via the coding sequence ATGGCCCGGAAGAAGACGCCGCGATGGTTGCAGGCCGCCCGGGCACGCGGGGGGCCCGTGGACGCAGGCGGCCGGGCGGACTGGCTGGCCCGCGCCCTGGGGCGCTCGGGCATCCTGCCCCAGCAGGAGGCGGAGCACGCCATCCGGGACGGACGGGTGAGGGTAGGGGACCGCGAGGAGCGGAACCCCTTCGCCCCCGTGCGCCCAGGCACGGCGGTCTTCGTGGATGGCCAGGCCCACCGCCTGGAGGCCCCGCTGCACGTGCTGATGTTCCACAAGCCCGAGGGCGTCATCGTGGCGGGGACGGATCCGGAGGGACAGGGGACGGTGTTCGAGCGCCTGCGCGCCGTGCTGCCGCCGGACCTGAGGAACTTCGAGTGGTACGCCGTGGGCCGCCTGGACCGGGACACGACGGGGCTGCTGCTCTTCACCAATGATGAGCGGGTGTTCCAGCACGGCACCTCCCCGGCCAAGCACCTGCCGAAGCGCTACGTGGCCCAGGTGGCCGGGCGGCCTTCGGAGGAGGCGCTGAAGCGGCTCCAGGAAGGGCTCGTGCTGGAGGACGGCCCCACGCGGCCCGCGGAGGCGCGGTTGCTCGCGCCGGAGTGCGTGGAGCTGGTGCTCACCGAAGGGCGCCACCACCAGGTGAAGCGCATGCTCGCCGCGGTGGGGCACCCGGTCCAGGCGCTGCACCGGCAGGCCGTGGGCTCCGTGCTCCTGGACGTGCCCGTGGGGAACTGGCGCCCCTTGCGCCCGGAGGAGATCTCCGGGGGGCTCGGCTTTCAGCTGCCGTGA
- a CDS encoding SDR family oxidoreductase gives MKVLILGIAGGIARKLATRLHAAGHQVLGLDARPWPGAPPGIEIHRMDVRKRAAEDVFRRRRPDAVVHMATVTAFSVKGGERERMNLDGTKAVFDHCRDHGVKQVLFVGRHTFYGAAPDSLLYHTEDEPPRALDKVPELADLVAADLYAATALWRFPEMTTAVLRLCYTLGAPGTGTLASFLRGRRVPMVLGYDPLFQVIQEEDVVTAIQLALEKRIRGIFNVAGPPPMPLSVIIRQTGRTPVPLPSTLLSWLLGRMGLPTLSQGALDHIKYPIVVDTRQFREATGFQYAHDEGHLLRIFRQASPPLGR, from the coding sequence GTGAAGGTGCTCATCCTTGGCATCGCGGGAGGAATTGCCCGGAAGCTGGCCACCCGGCTGCACGCCGCCGGGCACCAGGTACTGGGGCTGGACGCCCGCCCCTGGCCGGGCGCGCCTCCGGGGATCGAGATTCACCGGATGGATGTGCGCAAGCGTGCCGCGGAGGACGTCTTCCGCCGCCGCCGCCCGGATGCCGTGGTGCACATGGCCACGGTGACGGCCTTCTCCGTCAAGGGCGGCGAGCGCGAGCGCATGAACCTGGACGGCACCAAGGCCGTCTTCGACCACTGCCGTGACCACGGCGTGAAGCAGGTGCTCTTCGTCGGGCGCCACACGTTCTACGGGGCCGCCCCGGACTCGCTGCTCTACCACACCGAGGACGAGCCCCCCCGCGCCCTGGACAAGGTGCCCGAGCTGGCGGACCTCGTCGCCGCGGACCTGTATGCCGCCACCGCGCTCTGGCGGTTCCCCGAGATGACCACCGCCGTGTTGCGGCTCTGCTACACCCTGGGGGCGCCCGGCACCGGCACCCTCGCCAGCTTCCTGCGCGGCCGGCGGGTGCCCATGGTGCTGGGCTATGACCCGCTCTTCCAGGTGATTCAGGAGGAGGATGTGGTGACGGCGATCCAGCTTGCCCTGGAGAAGCGCATCCGCGGCATCTTCAACGTGGCGGGCCCGCCGCCCATGCCGCTCTCCGTCATCATCCGGCAGACGGGCCGCACGCCGGTGCCCCTTCCCAGCACCCTGCTCTCCTGGCTGCTGGGGCGCATGGGCCTGCCCACGCTCTCGCAGGGCGCGCTGGACCACATCAAGTACCCCATCGTCGTGGACACCCGGCAGTTCCGCGAGGCCACCGGCTTCCAGTACGCCCACGACGAGGGGCACCTGCTCCGCATCTTCCGGCAAGCGTCCCCGCCGCTGGGACGCTGA
- the xdhB gene encoding xanthine dehydrogenase molybdopterin binding subunit — protein MSTMPPPLELPRKLETSSPLHAPAPHESALKHTSGEALYVDDLPTPPGTLVGHVIASPHAHARLVRQDASRARALPGVHAVLFAGDIPGVNDIGPAIHDEPLLADGEVHCVGQAVALVVAESAAVCRQAARLVELEYEELPALLSIREAMAAGAFLSEPHTIRRGEPEAALARAPVRVQGECMTGAQDHFYLETQVSLAVLEEDGALRIWSSTQHPSEVQAKVAEVMGLGRHQVVVEVPRMGGGFGGKETQAAPFAAFAALGATVTRRPVKVWLNRDQDMAQTGKRHPFWARYEAGFSAEGQLLGLKAELVSDGGWSNDLSRAILDRALFHMDNAYFLSDVEVTGRVARTNFPSNTAFRGFGGPQGMYVVEEIFNHAAERLGMDPAELRRRNFYGEAPGNTTPYGQPVVGNRLPRIHEELLASSDYTRRREEIGRFNASSRWTKRGIGYQPVKFGISFTTSFLNQAGALVVIYADGGVQLNHGGTEMGQGLHTKMRAVCAHELGISAERVRVMNTATDKVPNTSATAASSGSDLNGQAVKAACETLRERLRPIAARLLQVERGEAEALCFASGQVFHPERPQRSVSFAEVTQAAYLAQVSLSATGYYRTPDISYDRVAGRGKPFHYFAFGAAVVEVEVSSLTGEHRVRRVDILHDVGHSLVPTIDKGQVEGGFVQGLGWLTCEEVLFDKKGRLLTHSPDTYKIPALGDVPEDFRTALLERAPQEDTIHGSKAVGEPPFMLAIGVVTALRHAIAAFALPGAEVHLASPATPEAILRAVEDARTAKR, from the coding sequence ATGAGCACCATGCCCCCCCCGCTCGAACTTCCCCGGAAGCTCGAAACCTCCAGCCCGCTGCATGCCCCCGCGCCCCACGAGAGCGCGCTGAAGCACACCAGCGGCGAGGCCCTCTACGTGGACGACTTACCCACGCCGCCCGGCACGCTCGTGGGTCACGTCATCGCCTCACCGCATGCCCACGCGCGGCTCGTGCGCCAGGACGCCTCGCGCGCCCGGGCCCTGCCGGGCGTGCACGCGGTCCTCTTCGCCGGGGACATCCCCGGGGTGAATGACATCGGCCCGGCGATCCACGACGAGCCACTGCTCGCGGACGGCGAGGTGCACTGCGTGGGCCAGGCCGTGGCCCTGGTGGTGGCGGAGAGCGCGGCCGTGTGCCGGCAGGCTGCCCGGCTGGTGGAGCTGGAGTACGAGGAGCTGCCCGCCCTGCTCTCCATCCGCGAGGCCATGGCCGCGGGGGCCTTCCTCTCGGAGCCGCACACCATCCGCCGGGGCGAGCCCGAGGCGGCGCTGGCCCGCGCGCCCGTGCGCGTCCAGGGCGAGTGCATGACGGGAGCGCAGGACCACTTCTACCTGGAGACCCAGGTGTCCCTGGCGGTGCTGGAGGAGGACGGCGCGCTGCGCATCTGGTCCTCCACGCAGCACCCCTCCGAGGTGCAGGCCAAGGTGGCGGAGGTGATGGGGCTGGGGCGGCACCAGGTGGTGGTGGAGGTGCCGCGCATGGGCGGCGGCTTTGGCGGCAAGGAGACGCAGGCGGCGCCCTTCGCGGCGTTCGCGGCGCTGGGGGCCACCGTCACCCGGCGGCCGGTGAAGGTGTGGCTCAACCGGGACCAGGACATGGCGCAGACGGGCAAGCGCCACCCCTTCTGGGCCCGGTACGAGGCGGGCTTCTCCGCGGAGGGGCAGCTGCTCGGGCTGAAGGCCGAGCTGGTCTCCGACGGCGGGTGGAGCAACGACCTCTCGCGCGCCATCCTGGACCGGGCGCTGTTCCACATGGACAACGCCTATTTCCTCTCGGACGTGGAGGTGACGGGGCGGGTGGCCCGGACGAACTTCCCGTCCAACACGGCGTTCCGGGGCTTCGGAGGGCCGCAGGGCATGTACGTGGTGGAGGAGATCTTCAACCACGCGGCCGAGCGGCTGGGCATGGATCCCGCCGAGCTGCGGCGCCGCAACTTCTACGGGGAGGCGCCCGGGAACACCACGCCCTACGGGCAGCCGGTGGTGGGCAACCGCCTGCCCCGCATCCACGAGGAGCTGCTGGCCTCCAGTGACTACACGCGCCGCCGCGAGGAGATCGGCCGCTTCAATGCCTCCTCGCGCTGGACGAAGCGGGGCATCGGCTACCAGCCGGTGAAGTTCGGCATCTCCTTCACCACCAGCTTCCTCAACCAGGCGGGCGCGCTCGTCGTCATCTACGCGGATGGCGGGGTCCAGCTCAACCACGGTGGCACGGAGATGGGGCAGGGCCTGCACACCAAGATGCGCGCGGTGTGTGCCCATGAGCTGGGCATCTCCGCCGAGCGCGTGCGGGTGATGAACACCGCCACGGACAAGGTGCCCAACACCTCGGCCACCGCGGCCTCCAGTGGCTCGGACCTCAACGGCCAGGCGGTGAAGGCCGCGTGCGAGACGCTGCGAGAGCGGCTGCGGCCCATCGCCGCGCGGCTCCTGCAGGTGGAGCGGGGCGAGGCGGAGGCGCTCTGCTTCGCCTCGGGACAGGTGTTCCACCCGGAGCGCCCCCAGCGCTCCGTCTCCTTCGCTGAAGTCACCCAGGCGGCCTACCTGGCCCAGGTGTCCCTGTCGGCGACGGGGTACTACCGCACGCCGGACATCAGCTACGACCGGGTGGCGGGGCGGGGCAAGCCATTCCACTACTTCGCCTTCGGGGCGGCCGTGGTGGAGGTGGAGGTCTCCAGCCTCACCGGGGAGCACCGCGTCCGGCGCGTGGACATCCTGCACGACGTGGGCCACTCGCTGGTGCCCACCATCGACAAGGGCCAGGTGGAGGGCGGCTTCGTCCAGGGGCTCGGCTGGCTCACGTGTGAGGAGGTGCTCTTCGACAAGAAGGGACGGCTGCTCACGCACTCCCCGGACACGTACAAGATTCCCGCGCTCGGGGATGTGCCCGAGGACTTCCGCACCGCGCTGCTGGAGCGCGCGCCCCAGGAGGACACCATTCACGGGAGCAAGGCGGTGGGGGAGCCTCCGTTCATGCTGGCCATCGGCGTGGTGACGGCCCTGCGGCATGCCATCGCCGCCTTCGCGCTCCCGGGGGCGGAGGTGCACCTCGCCTCGCCCGCGACGCCCGAGGCCATCCTTCGCGCGGTGGAAGACGCCCGGACGGCGAAGCGCTAA
- a CDS encoding dipeptidyl-peptidase 3 family protein has product MNALLLAVALAAAPQPKAPPPAPASTPLEAKDFLQSRSKNIAIARLFAPGVASLPADEKRVLWNLTLAAHAGQDIAYDQLGWRLVAVKRLLENVYLFGKEGQGGPGLFDKRLTAYLERFYGHMGNHDHVTGQKFVPEFTAGELEAAAVRAFRAGAAFGVKDEVALRAWLVELRPTIFDASFEPALTSKSPPAGQDMVTASANTAYGPGVTLADVRDFKEKYPLNSRLVKENGKLVEQVFRTGAAKIPPGLYAVELGRVTAHLEEAMKSAPKDQKAVLGKLVRYFETGNPKDWDAFNIAWLKANPRVDATMGFVETYVDPLGQKGLWEALINYRDPQENRVMELIGKRAQYFEERMPWPQAYKRKKVSLPVAKAIHLVATYPQPPAGINLPNEQHIREKYGSKSVMVANVMEAASALRRLPLALEFSRTPEDRAQAAKHSATARKWLVAFHEVLGHASGQVDKKLGKQPPSRFLKEYDNTLEEARADLVALWHAFDPSLAELSPEHEQVAQQMYRDFLVEGLTNLQRVEKGNAFEEDHQRGHHMTVNFLIEKGAVKQTVEGGRTYWTVVDFKKMREAVGELLSKLMVIKATGDYEGIRTLVTQKGIQFDPKLRDEVAARVKAADVPSVLFLTAPRLVPVLDDRRRVVDVKVESTQGFIEQHLERSVLGRLPPAEASAAAARLASAPETLKDMYRKLPQVPGELPAKAPAVP; this is encoded by the coding sequence TTGAACGCCCTCCTCCTGGCCGTCGCGCTTGCCGCTGCTCCACAGCCGAAGGCGCCCCCTCCGGCCCCCGCCAGCACGCCCCTGGAGGCGAAGGACTTCCTCCAGTCGCGCTCCAAGAACATCGCCATCGCGCGCCTCTTCGCGCCCGGGGTGGCGTCCCTGCCGGCCGACGAGAAGCGGGTCCTCTGGAACCTGACGCTCGCCGCCCACGCGGGCCAGGACATCGCCTACGACCAGCTCGGCTGGCGGCTGGTGGCCGTCAAGCGGCTCCTGGAGAACGTCTACCTCTTCGGCAAGGAGGGGCAGGGGGGCCCGGGCCTGTTCGACAAGCGGCTCACGGCCTACCTGGAGCGCTTCTACGGGCACATGGGCAACCATGACCATGTGACGGGCCAGAAGTTCGTCCCGGAGTTCACCGCCGGGGAGCTGGAGGCCGCGGCCGTGCGGGCCTTCCGCGCCGGCGCGGCGTTCGGGGTGAAGGACGAGGTGGCGCTCCGGGCCTGGCTGGTGGAGCTGCGGCCGACGATCTTCGATGCCTCCTTCGAGCCCGCCCTCACGTCCAAGTCCCCCCCGGCAGGCCAGGACATGGTCACCGCCTCGGCGAATACCGCCTATGGGCCCGGGGTGACGCTGGCGGACGTGCGGGACTTCAAGGAGAAGTACCCGCTCAACAGCCGGCTGGTGAAGGAGAACGGCAAGCTGGTGGAGCAGGTGTTCCGCACCGGGGCGGCCAAGATTCCCCCGGGGCTGTACGCGGTGGAGCTGGGGCGTGTCACCGCCCACCTGGAAGAGGCGATGAAGTCCGCCCCCAAGGACCAGAAGGCCGTGCTGGGCAAGCTGGTGCGCTACTTCGAGACGGGCAACCCCAAGGACTGGGACGCCTTCAACATCGCCTGGCTGAAGGCCAACCCCCGCGTGGACGCCACGATGGGCTTCGTCGAGACGTACGTGGATCCGCTGGGCCAGAAGGGCCTGTGGGAGGCGCTCATCAACTACCGGGATCCGCAGGAGAACCGGGTGATGGAGCTCATCGGCAAGCGGGCGCAGTACTTCGAGGAGCGGATGCCCTGGCCGCAGGCCTACAAGCGCAAGAAGGTGTCGCTGCCGGTGGCCAAGGCCATTCACCTGGTGGCCACCTACCCGCAGCCCCCCGCGGGCATCAACCTGCCCAACGAGCAGCACATCCGCGAGAAGTACGGCAGCAAGAGCGTGATGGTGGCCAACGTCATGGAGGCGGCCTCGGCGCTGCGCCGGCTCCCGCTGGCGCTCGAGTTCTCCCGGACGCCCGAGGACCGGGCCCAGGCCGCGAAGCACTCCGCCACCGCGCGCAAGTGGCTGGTGGCCTTCCACGAGGTGCTCGGCCATGCCTCCGGGCAGGTGGACAAGAAGCTGGGAAAGCAGCCGCCCTCGCGCTTCCTCAAGGAGTACGACAACACGCTGGAGGAGGCCCGGGCGGACCTGGTGGCGCTCTGGCACGCCTTTGATCCGTCCCTGGCCGAGCTGTCCCCGGAGCACGAGCAGGTGGCCCAGCAGATGTACCGGGACTTCCTCGTGGAGGGGCTCACCAACCTGCAGCGCGTGGAGAAGGGCAACGCCTTCGAGGAGGACCACCAGCGCGGCCACCACATGACCGTGAACTTCCTCATCGAGAAGGGCGCGGTGAAGCAGACGGTGGAGGGCGGCCGCACCTACTGGACGGTGGTGGACTTCAAGAAGATGCGCGAGGCGGTGGGCGAGCTGCTCTCGAAGCTGATGGTCATCAAGGCCACCGGGGACTACGAGGGCATCCGCACCCTGGTGACCCAGAAGGGCATCCAGTTCGACCCGAAGCTCCGGGATGAAGTCGCCGCGCGCGTGAAGGCCGCGGATGTCCCCTCGGTGCTCTTCCTCACCGCGCCGCGCCTCGTGCCCGTCCTCGATGACCGGCGCCGGGTGGTGGACGTGAAGGTGGAGTCCACCCAGGGCTTCATCGAGCAGCACCTCGAGCGCAGCGTGCTCGGCCGGCTTCCGCCCGCGGAGGCCTCCGCGGCCGCCGCCCGCCTGGCCAGTGCGCCGGAGACATTGAAGGACATGTATCGCAAGCTCCCACAGGTTCCCGGCGAGCTGCCGGCGAAGGCGCCCGCGGTTCCCTGA
- a CDS encoding RBBP9/YdeN family alpha/beta hydrolase, which yields MERSLYIVHRWAGRPNTDFYPWLESKLRQPASGFSAVHTLDMPQPVLPTPEAWVSTLARTLGPSLPASTVLMGHSVGCQTVLRYLAAHPPAVPIDGALLVAAWWEIDSPWEALQPWLAPIPNLDRVRAAVRKWVVLLSDSDPYTPDHVRNQRLWEERLGAEVILQPGGRHFNNPIEPAVLNALQSHFAAGP from the coding sequence ATGGAGCGCTCCCTCTACATCGTCCACCGCTGGGCAGGCCGTCCCAATACCGACTTCTATCCCTGGCTCGAATCGAAGCTGCGGCAGCCCGCCAGTGGGTTCTCGGCCGTCCACACGCTGGACATGCCCCAGCCCGTCCTGCCCACCCCCGAAGCCTGGGTGAGCACGTTGGCCCGGACCCTGGGCCCCTCGCTTCCTGCCTCGACCGTTCTGATGGGTCACAGCGTGGGGTGCCAAACCGTTCTCCGCTACCTGGCCGCCCATCCTCCGGCAGTGCCCATCGATGGCGCGCTGCTCGTGGCGGCCTGGTGGGAGATCGACTCGCCCTGGGAGGCGCTGCAGCCCTGGCTCGCGCCGATCCCGAACCTCGACCGCGTGCGCGCGGCGGTGCGCAAGTGGGTGGTGCTGCTCTCGGACAGCGATCCGTACACCCCCGACCACGTGCGCAATCAACGCCTGTGGGAGGAGCGGCTCGGGGCGGAAGTCATCCTCCAGCCCGGAGGGCGCCACTTCAACAATCCGATTGAACCCGCGGTGCTGAACGCCCTCCAGTCCCACTTCGCCGCCGGCCCGTGA